One window from the genome of Pantoea cypripedii encodes:
- the tamB gene encoding autotransporter assembly complex protein TamB: MKLWKKVLIGFGIFLLLIFGSVAFLIGTTPGLHLLLKGADRWVPGLSINKVEGGWRDLTLSGVKYTMPGVSVDAGRFHLALNLNCLLHSSVCVNDIALQDVSVVVDSKQMAPASATPPEQESGSTNLSTPYPITLSKVGLHNINVKVDDTAISLLDFTTGMHWQNRDLQLLPTHIESLLIALPKAAKVADEQVVQPKVQQPKPDEKPLGETLQAMFAQPLLPALPDFQLPLDITVQELTGKQLRITGDTDVTINSLLLKARTADRHLQLETFAVDSTQGQLNASGDATLADNWPVNFALNGAVNLDPIKGEKIKMNLSGALRDELKLALNLSGPVQAQLDAAAQPAVAGLPLSLKLASPQLRWPLTGPVQYQADNLDYQFRGKATDYVMSLRTAVKGEGVPPADISLDGKGNVQQFSLDKLRVAALQGNIDLTALVDWSKAISWRSELTLSGINTAKQYPDWPAKLDGKIATRGSLYGGSWQLSVPQLQLKGNVKQNAVSADGSLTGNSYNQWKIPGINLVLGRNHVDVKGELGDALNLDANIDAPHLDNALPGLGGVAKGTIKARGTLQAPQLLADLTATGLRWQQLQIARVMLQGDVKSSDQVAGKLQLRVEQLKQDALAIKLLTLNADGNEKQHQLKLEVQGEPVSGQLALNGSFDRKTQHWQGSLNNTRFDTPVGEWRLTRAMAIDYLNSKQTATIGPHCWQNPNAQLCVPEPIEAGANGHAHVVLSRFDLAMLKPFLTDETKLAGVFSGDARVNWTADGALPTGTVSLKGNGVKVEQDVQGNTLPIAFDTLNLNAALRNGRAQLDWLIRIANNGQLSGDVQIADPQKRRQLSGNVNINNISLAMFNPALMQGEKIKGSLNSALRLGGTLQQPQVFGQLGLSGVNVEASFMPVALTAANLNMVFNGMSSTLNGLIQTAQGNINLNGNADWSQLNNWRARIAAQGSRVRVTVPPMVRMDVSPDLVFEATPAAFNLDGRVDIPWARITVQEVPESATGVSSDEVMLDQNLKPIQPKTTAIPINSNLVIHVGNDVRLSAFGLKAKLNGDLKLVQDRTGLGLNGQINIPDGRFHAYGQDLIVRKGELQFAGPPDQPYLNLEAIRNPDSTEDDVTAGIRVTGLADEPKVEIFSDPTMSQQEALSYLLRGQGLDANGDSNALTSALIGLGVAQSGQVMGKIGETFGVSNLALDTTGVGDSQQVQVSGYVLPGLQVKYGVGIFDSLATLTLRYRLMPKLYLEAVSGVDQALDLLYQFEF; the protein is encoded by the coding sequence ATGAAGCTGTGGAAAAAGGTCCTGATTGGTTTTGGTATTTTTCTGCTGCTGATCTTTGGCAGCGTGGCTTTCCTGATTGGCACCACTCCGGGTTTGCATCTGCTCCTGAAGGGGGCCGATCGCTGGGTGCCGGGTTTGTCGATCAACAAGGTTGAAGGTGGCTGGCGCGATCTGACGCTGAGCGGAGTGAAGTACACCATGCCGGGGGTCAGCGTCGATGCCGGGCGCTTCCATCTGGCGCTCAATCTCAACTGCCTGCTGCACTCGTCGGTATGCGTTAACGACATCGCGTTGCAGGATGTCAGCGTGGTGGTGGATAGCAAACAAATGGCACCGGCCAGCGCCACCCCGCCGGAGCAGGAGAGCGGCAGCACCAACCTCAGCACGCCTTATCCCATCACGCTGAGTAAAGTCGGGCTGCACAACATCAATGTCAAAGTGGATGACACGGCGATTTCGCTGCTCGATTTCACCACCGGCATGCACTGGCAGAATCGTGACCTTCAACTTTTGCCTACCCATATCGAAAGTTTGCTGATTGCACTGCCGAAAGCAGCCAAAGTGGCGGATGAGCAAGTGGTGCAGCCGAAAGTGCAGCAGCCTAAGCCGGATGAAAAACCGCTGGGTGAGACGTTGCAGGCGATGTTCGCGCAACCGCTGCTGCCTGCCCTGCCGGACTTTCAGCTGCCGCTGGATATCACCGTGCAGGAGCTGACGGGCAAACAGCTGCGTATTACTGGCGATACCGATGTCACCATTAACAGCCTGTTGCTGAAGGCCCGGACTGCCGATCGTCATCTGCAACTGGAAACCTTCGCGGTGGATTCGACTCAGGGGCAACTCAACGCCAGCGGCGATGCCACTCTGGCGGATAACTGGCCGGTAAACTTTGCCCTTAACGGTGCGGTGAATCTCGACCCGATTAAGGGCGAGAAGATTAAAATGAATCTCAGCGGTGCGCTGCGTGATGAGCTGAAACTGGCGCTCAATTTGTCCGGCCCGGTACAGGCGCAGCTGGATGCTGCGGCACAGCCTGCCGTAGCTGGGTTGCCGTTATCGCTCAAACTTGCCAGCCCGCAACTGCGCTGGCCGCTGACCGGTCCGGTGCAATATCAGGCCGATAATCTGGATTATCAGTTCAGGGGCAAAGCCACCGATTATGTGATGTCATTGCGTACTGCTGTGAAGGGTGAAGGCGTGCCGCCTGCGGATATTTCTCTTGATGGCAAAGGGAATGTGCAGCAGTTCAGCCTCGACAAACTGCGCGTGGCGGCGTTGCAGGGCAATATTGACCTGACCGCGCTGGTGGACTGGAGCAAAGCGATTAGCTGGCGCAGTGAACTGACGCTGTCGGGTATCAACACGGCAAAACAATACCCGGACTGGCCGGCGAAGCTGGATGGTAAAATCGCCACGCGCGGTAGCCTGTACGGCGGCAGCTGGCAGCTGAGCGTGCCGCAGTTGCAGCTGAAAGGTAACGTAAAACAGAACGCGGTGAGTGCTGACGGCTCTCTGACCGGCAATAGCTACAACCAGTGGAAAATCCCGGGTATAAACCTGGTGCTGGGACGTAACCATGTGGACGTCAAAGGCGAACTGGGTGATGCGTTGAATCTGGACGCCAATATTGATGCACCGCATCTCGACAACGCGTTACCGGGCCTCGGCGGGGTGGCGAAAGGCACCATCAAGGCTCGCGGGACGCTACAGGCTCCGCAGCTGCTGGCCGATCTCACCGCCACTGGCCTGCGCTGGCAGCAGCTGCAAATTGCGCGCGTGATGCTGCAGGGGGATGTGAAATCCAGTGACCAGGTAGCGGGTAAATTGCAGTTGCGGGTGGAGCAGCTAAAACAGGATGCGCTGGCGATTAAATTGCTGACGCTCAATGCCGACGGCAACGAGAAGCAGCATCAGCTAAAACTTGAGGTGCAGGGTGAACCGGTCTCCGGCCAGCTGGCGCTGAATGGCAGCTTTGATCGCAAAACCCAGCACTGGCAGGGCTCGCTGAATAACACCCGCTTCGATACCCCGGTGGGCGAGTGGCGTCTGACGCGTGCCATGGCAATTGATTATCTCAACAGCAAGCAGACTGCCACCATTGGGCCACACTGCTGGCAGAATCCGAACGCGCAACTCTGCGTGCCGGAACCGATTGAAGCAGGAGCCAATGGTCATGCGCACGTGGTGCTCAGCCGCTTTGATTTGGCGATGCTTAAACCGTTCCTGACGGATGAAACCAAACTGGCAGGGGTGTTCAGCGGTGATGCACGGGTTAACTGGACTGCCGACGGCGCGTTGCCAACCGGCACTGTCTCGCTGAAGGGTAATGGCGTTAAAGTGGAGCAGGATGTGCAGGGCAACACCTTGCCGATCGCTTTCGATACCTTGAACCTGAACGCCGCACTGCGCAATGGCCGTGCCCAACTCGACTGGCTGATTCGTATCGCCAACAATGGTCAGTTGAGTGGTGACGTACAAATTGCCGATCCGCAGAAGCGTCGCCAGCTGTCGGGTAACGTTAATATCAACAATATTTCGCTGGCGATGTTCAACCCGGCATTGATGCAGGGTGAGAAAATCAAAGGCAGCCTCAACAGCGCCCTGCGCCTTGGCGGCACTCTGCAACAGCCGCAGGTGTTTGGTCAGCTGGGCTTAAGCGGCGTAAACGTAGAAGCCAGCTTTATGCCGGTTGCCCTCACTGCCGCCAATCTCAACATGGTGTTTAACGGCATGAGTTCTACCCTTAATGGGTTGATTCAGACCGCGCAGGGCAACATCAATCTCAACGGTAACGCTGACTGGAGCCAGCTGAATAACTGGCGAGCGCGTATTGCTGCGCAGGGCAGCCGGGTGCGCGTCACCGTGCCACCGATGGTGCGTATGGACGTGTCGCCAGACCTGGTATTTGAAGCGACACCCGCCGCCTTCAATCTTGATGGCCGGGTCGATATTCCGTGGGCGCGCATCACAGTGCAGGAAGTACCGGAAAGTGCGACCGGCGTGTCGTCGGATGAGGTCATGCTGGACCAGAACCTGAAGCCGATTCAGCCAAAAACCACGGCGATCCCGATTAACAGCAATCTGGTCATCCATGTGGGTAACGATGTCCGCCTGTCTGCCTTTGGCCTGAAAGCGAAGCTGAACGGTGATCTGAAGCTGGTGCAGGATAGAACCGGGCTCGGCTTAAACGGCCAGATTAATATCCCGGATGGTCGCTTCCACGCTTATGGTCAGGATCTGATTGTGCGCAAAGGTGAGCTGCAATTTGCCGGACCGCCGGATCAGCCCTATCTGAACCTGGAAGCTATTCGTAACCCGGATTCTACTGAGGATGACGTCACCGCAGGTATCCGTGTCACCGGGTTAGCTGATGAGCCAAAAGTCGAAATCTTCTCCGACCCGACGATGTCGCAGCAGGAGGCGCTGTCTTATCTGTTACGTGGTCAGGGACTTGATGCTAATGGTGACAGTAATGCACTAACTTCAGCGTTAATTGGCCTGGGGGTTGCACAAAGTGGGCAGGTTATGGGTAAAATCGGTGAGACGTTCGGCGTCAGTAACCTTGCGCTTGATACCACCGGCGTTGGCGATAGCCAACAGGTGCAGGTGAGCGGTTATGTGCTACCGGGTCTGCAAGTAAAATACGGTGTTGGCATATTTGATTCACTGGCGACCTTAACCTTGCGTTATCGCCTGATGCCCAAACTTTATTTGGAAGCCGTGTCTGGTGTTGATCAGGCACTGGATTTGCTCTATCAGTTTGAGTTTTAG
- the tamA gene encoding autotransporter assembly complex protein TamA, with amino-acid sequence MPRFHVYCIASLLLVAPALQAAKVRLQLEGLSGDLEKNVRARLSTIGSDEVSNDGRFRARVSVAVKEGLRALGYYETQIDFESRPAPPQGGRPVLIARVTAGEPVKIGGSTIVVEGAAKNDPDYQAWVKQGTPKVGTQLNHGDYDRFKSGFSSLALRNGYFDGDFKQSQLGVSVERREAFWDIDYDSGPRYRFGDVTFQGSQIQEAYLRNLVPFKKGDPYSSRDLAELNRRLSATGWFNSVVVAPEFAKGRETKVLPLNAVVSPRVENTLETGIGYSTDVGPRLKGTWKKPWINDSGHSLTTSAYISAPEQQIDLSYKVPLLKSPLEQYYTFSAGVKRTDLNDTKADTNTLGVSRNWDSSSGWQRAVNLRWSLDHFTQGSVTNTTMLIYPGVSLSRTRSRGGLMPTWGDSQRYSADVSDTTWGSDVDFLILQAQNVWIRTLGEKNRFVIRGNLGWIETNDFDKVPPDLRFFAGGDRSIRGYKYQGISPRDDNGKLTGASKLATGSLEYQYNVSGKWWGAVFIDSGEAVNDIKQSNFKTGAGFGVRWASPVGPIKLDIARPIGDSEEHGVQFYIGLGPEL; translated from the coding sequence GTGCCACGATTTCATGTTTATTGCATAGCCAGCCTGCTGCTGGTTGCACCCGCCCTTCAGGCGGCGAAGGTGCGATTGCAGCTGGAAGGTTTATCCGGGGATTTAGAGAAAAACGTCAGGGCACGTCTCTCCACCATTGGTAGCGACGAAGTTTCTAACGATGGCCGTTTCCGCGCACGCGTTTCCGTGGCGGTTAAAGAAGGCCTGCGCGCGCTCGGTTACTATGAAACGCAAATTGATTTTGAATCGCGTCCGGCACCGCCACAGGGTGGACGTCCGGTATTGATCGCGCGCGTCACGGCAGGAGAGCCGGTAAAGATTGGTGGCAGCACCATCGTGGTGGAAGGTGCGGCGAAAAACGATCCCGATTACCAGGCCTGGGTTAAGCAGGGCACGCCCAAAGTGGGCACACAGCTTAACCACGGTGATTACGACAGATTTAAAAGCGGTTTTTCCAGCCTGGCACTGCGTAATGGTTATTTTGATGGTGACTTTAAGCAAAGCCAGCTTGGTGTATCAGTCGAACGTCGCGAGGCTTTCTGGGATATCGACTACGACAGTGGTCCGCGCTATCGCTTTGGCGATGTCACTTTCCAGGGCTCGCAGATTCAGGAAGCCTACCTGCGCAATCTGGTGCCGTTCAAAAAGGGTGATCCGTACAGCTCACGCGATCTGGCTGAGCTGAACCGTCGCCTCTCCGCCACCGGCTGGTTCAATTCGGTGGTGGTGGCCCCGGAGTTTGCCAAAGGGCGTGAGACGAAGGTACTGCCACTCAATGCAGTGGTCTCCCCACGGGTAGAAAATACGCTGGAAACCGGTATTGGCTATTCCACCGATGTTGGCCCGCGTCTGAAAGGCACCTGGAAAAAGCCCTGGATCAACGACAGCGGCCACAGCCTGACCACCAGTGCCTATATTTCTGCTCCGGAACAGCAGATCGATCTGAGCTACAAAGTCCCGCTGCTGAAAAGCCCGCTGGAACAGTACTATACCTTCTCCGCCGGGGTGAAACGCACCGATCTGAACGATACCAAAGCCGATACCAATACGCTCGGCGTATCACGTAACTGGGACAGCAGCAGTGGCTGGCAGCGCGCGGTCAACCTGCGCTGGAGCCTCGATCACTTTACCCAGGGCAGCGTCACCAACACCACCATGCTGATTTATCCAGGTGTCAGCCTGAGCCGCACGCGTTCACGCGGGGGGTTGATGCCCACCTGGGGTGACTCGCAGCGCTATTCCGCCGATGTGTCGGATACCACCTGGGGATCGGATGTCGATTTCCTGATCCTGCAGGCGCAAAACGTCTGGATCCGTACCCTGGGTGAGAAAAATCGTTTTGTGATACGCGGCAATCTCGGTTGGATCGAAACCAACGACTTCGACAAAGTGCCACCTGACCTGCGCTTCTTCGCCGGGGGTGACCGCAGTATTCGCGGCTACAAATATCAGGGCATCTCGCCACGTGATGACAATGGCAAGCTGACCGGTGCATCCAAACTGGCGACCGGTTCGCTCGAATATCAATACAACGTGAGCGGCAAATGGTGGGGAGCGGTGTTTATCGACTCCGGTGAAGCGGTTAACGATATCAAACAAAGCAACTTCAAAACCGGTGCGGGCTTCGGTGTGCGCTGGGCCTCTCCGGTCGGGCCGATCAAACTCGATATCGCCCGGCCGATTGGTGATAGTGAGGAGCACGGAGTGCAATTTTATATCGGACTGGGGCCTGAACTATGA
- a CDS encoding hemolysin family protein, with translation MLDSLLVILLLIIISAFFSLSEISLAAARKIKLKLLADEGNINAQRVLKMQETPGMFFTVVQIGLNAVAILGGIVGDAAFSPAFSSLFNRFMSPELADQLSFICSFTIVTSLFILFADLTPKRVGMIAPETIALRIINPMRFCLLVFRPLVWLFNGLANVFFRIFKLPMVRKDDITSDDIYAVVEAGALAGVLRKQEHELIENVFELESRTVPSSMTSRENIIWFDLHEDESSLKTKIAEHPHSKFLVCDGDIDHIVGYVDSKELLLRVLGNQSMALNSGVQIRSALIVPDTLTLSEALESFKTAGEDFAVIMNEYALVVGIITLNDVMTTLMGDLVGQGLEEQIVARDENSWLVEGGTPIDDVMRVLHIDEFPQSGNYETIGGFMMYMLRKIPKRTDFVKFAGFKFEVVDIDSYRIDQLLVTRIDERPPVLNVAKNAGTDADDSSSVENAR, from the coding sequence ATGCTCGATAGCTTACTTGTCATTCTTTTACTGATTATTATCAGTGCGTTTTTCTCCCTCTCGGAGATCTCGCTGGCTGCTGCCCGCAAGATCAAGCTGAAACTGCTGGCCGACGAAGGCAATATCAACGCACAGCGTGTCCTGAAGATGCAGGAGACGCCCGGTATGTTCTTCACCGTGGTGCAGATCGGCCTTAACGCCGTGGCCATCCTCGGCGGTATCGTCGGCGATGCCGCGTTTTCACCGGCTTTCAGTTCGCTGTTCAATCGTTTTATGTCACCGGAGCTGGCCGATCAACTGAGCTTCATCTGCTCCTTCACTATCGTCACCAGCCTGTTCATCCTGTTTGCCGATTTAACCCCGAAGCGGGTGGGCATGATCGCGCCGGAAACCATTGCGCTGCGCATTATCAATCCGATGCGTTTCTGCCTGTTGGTCTTCCGTCCGCTGGTGTGGCTGTTTAACGGCCTCGCAAACGTCTTCTTCCGCATTTTTAAACTGCCAATGGTGCGTAAAGATGACATCACCTCCGATGATATCTACGCGGTGGTGGAAGCAGGAGCGCTGGCCGGGGTGCTGCGTAAGCAGGAACATGAGCTGATTGAAAACGTGTTTGAGCTGGAGTCGCGCACCGTACCGTCTTCAATGACGTCACGCGAAAATATCATCTGGTTTGATCTGCATGAAGACGAGAGCAGCCTCAAAACGAAAATCGCCGAACATCCTCACTCGAAATTCCTCGTCTGCGATGGCGATATCGACCATATCGTCGGCTATGTCGATTCCAAAGAGCTGCTGCTGCGCGTGCTGGGCAACCAGAGCATGGCGCTGAATAGCGGTGTGCAGATTCGCTCCGCGCTGATTGTGCCGGATACGCTGACGCTGTCTGAAGCGCTGGAAAGTTTCAAAACGGCGGGTGAAGACTTCGCGGTGATCATGAACGAATACGCGCTGGTGGTCGGCATTATTACCCTGAATGATGTGATGACCACGCTGATGGGTGACCTGGTGGGCCAGGGTCTGGAAGAACAGATTGTGGCGCGTGATGAAAATTCATGGCTGGTGGAAGGCGGTACGCCTATTGATGACGTGATGCGCGTGCTGCATATCGATGAGTTTCCGCAGTCGGGTAACTATGAAACCATCGGCGGCTTTATGATGTATATGCTGCGTAAGATCCCGAAACGAACCGATTTTGTGAAGTTTGCCGGCTTTAAGTTTGAAGTGGTGGATATTGACAGCTATCGCATCGACCAGCTGCTGGTCACACGTATCGATGAGCGCCCGCCGGTGCTGAATGTCGCTAAAAATGCGGGGACTGATGCAGATGACAGCTCCTCTGTGGAAAACGCGCGATGA
- a CDS encoding DUF1107 domain-containing protein, giving the protein MKIFQRYNPLQIAKYVKTLFKGRLYIKDVGAFEFDKGKVLIPRVKDIQHLSVMSEINRQVLRLQAEYN; this is encoded by the coding sequence ATGAAGATCTTCCAGCGTTATAATCCGCTGCAAATTGCGAAATACGTAAAAACGCTATTTAAAGGAAGGTTGTATATCAAGGACGTAGGCGCATTCGAATTCGATAAAGGGAAGGTGCTTATCCCTCGCGTCAAAGACATACAGCATCTGAGCGTGATGTCTGAAATCAACCGCCAGGTACTGCGACTACAAGCTGAGTACAACTAA
- a CDS encoding YtfJ family protein, with amino-acid sequence MRLPHMVLALALLLPNLAAAHLFKQGERVPAVGVNDKGELIYLQDKFSYRPWNSAQLVGKVRVIMHIAGRSSAKEMNAALIEAIKAAKLPHDRYQTTTVVNTDDAIPGTGMFVRSSIESNKQQYPWSQFIVDSNGNARKAWQLEEGGSAIVVLDKNGRVQYAKDGALTQQEVQQVITLLHKLLS; translated from the coding sequence ATGCGATTGCCACACATGGTGTTAGCACTGGCACTACTTCTGCCCAATCTCGCTGCGGCACATCTGTTCAAACAAGGCGAGCGTGTCCCTGCGGTCGGCGTCAATGACAAAGGGGAACTGATCTACCTTCAGGACAAGTTCAGCTATCGTCCGTGGAATAGCGCGCAGCTGGTAGGCAAAGTGCGCGTCATCATGCATATCGCCGGGCGTTCTTCAGCGAAAGAAATGAATGCAGCATTGATTGAAGCCATTAAAGCCGCCAAATTGCCACACGACCGCTACCAGACCACCACCGTGGTCAATACTGACGATGCCATCCCCGGCACCGGCATGTTTGTGCGCAGCAGTATCGAAAGCAATAAACAGCAGTATCCGTGGTCGCAATTCATTGTCGATAGCAATGGCAACGCGCGCAAAGCCTGGCAGCTGGAGGAAGGAGGCTCCGCAATTGTGGTGCTGGATAAGAATGGACGGGTGCAATACGCCAAAGATGGCGCACTGACGCAGCAGGAAGTTCAGCAGGTGATCACGTTACTGCATAAGCTGCTGTCGTAA
- the cysQ gene encoding 3'(2'),5'-bisphosphate nucleotidase CysQ, with protein MLEQICQLARAAGDAIMQVYDGAQPMDIERKADDSPVTAADLAAHQVILSGLQALTPEVPVLSEEDPPAWEIRQQWQRYWLVDPLDGTKEFIKRNGEFTVNIALIEKGKPVLGVVYAPAIGVLYSAAEGKAWKEEGGHKTQIHVRDARPPLVVVSRSHFDKDAELQEYLQQLGEHQTTAIGSSLKFCLVAEGKAQLYPRFGPTNIWDTGAGHAVAIAAGAHVHDWQGKTLDYAPRESFLNPGFRVSLF; from the coding sequence ATGTTAGAGCAAATTTGCCAGCTGGCGCGTGCCGCAGGTGATGCGATTATGCAGGTCTATGATGGCGCGCAGCCGATGGACATCGAACGTAAGGCAGATGATTCGCCGGTTACGGCAGCCGACCTCGCTGCACATCAGGTGATTCTGAGTGGGCTACAGGCCCTGACGCCCGAAGTCCCGGTGCTGTCCGAAGAAGATCCTCCAGCCTGGGAAATCCGTCAGCAATGGCAGCGCTACTGGCTGGTCGATCCGCTCGATGGCACCAAAGAGTTTATCAAGCGCAACGGTGAGTTCACGGTGAATATCGCGCTGATTGAAAAAGGAAAGCCGGTGCTGGGTGTAGTTTACGCACCGGCTATTGGCGTGCTTTATTCTGCTGCTGAAGGCAAAGCCTGGAAAGAAGAGGGCGGACACAAAACCCAAATTCATGTCCGCGATGCGCGTCCGCCGTTGGTGGTGGTGAGCCGTTCACATTTCGACAAAGATGCAGAACTGCAGGAGTATCTGCAGCAGCTGGGCGAGCACCAGACAACGGCCATCGGCTCCTCATTGAAATTCTGCCTGGTGGCAGAAGGCAAAGCCCAGCTCTATCCACGCTTTGGGCCGACCAACATCTGGGATACCGGTGCCGGACACGCAGTGGCAATTGCCGCAGGTGCGCATGTGCATGACTGGCAGGGTAAGACCCTCGACTATGCACCGCGAGAATCCTTCCTTAACCCGGGTTTCCGCGTCTCCCTGTTTTAG
- the fklB gene encoding FKBP-type peptidyl-prolyl cis-trans isomerase, which translates to MTTPSFDSVEAQASYGIGLQVGQQLLESGLQGLQPEALLAGLRDALEGNSPAVPVDVVHRALREVHERAEGVRRERVQAMAAEGQKFLDQNAQREGVSSTESGLQFSVIKQGDGAIPSRQDRVRVHYTGKLIDGTVFDSSVARGEPAEFPVSGVIAGWIEALTLMPVGSKWELVIPHNIAYGERGAGASIPPFSTLIFEVELLEIL; encoded by the coding sequence ATGACGACCCCTTCATTCGACAGCGTCGAAGCACAAGCAAGTTACGGTATTGGTTTACAGGTAGGCCAGCAGCTGCTGGAGTCCGGACTGCAGGGTCTGCAGCCGGAAGCGCTGCTCGCGGGCCTGCGCGACGCGCTGGAAGGGAATTCACCGGCAGTTCCGGTTGATGTGGTACATCGTGCGCTGCGTGAAGTACACGAGCGTGCGGAAGGCGTGCGCCGTGAGCGCGTCCAGGCAATGGCGGCGGAAGGCCAGAAATTCCTCGATCAGAACGCACAGCGTGAAGGCGTGAGCAGCACCGAATCAGGCCTGCAATTCAGCGTCATCAAACAGGGTGATGGGGCTATCCCATCTCGTCAGGACCGTGTACGTGTACACTACACCGGTAAACTGATCGATGGCACCGTGTTTGATAGCTCTGTGGCACGTGGTGAACCGGCAGAATTCCCGGTTAGCGGCGTCATCGCTGGCTGGATTGAAGCCCTGACCCTGATGCCGGTCGGCTCCAAATGGGAACTGGTGATCCCACACAACATTGCCTACGGTGAGCGCGGTGCTGGCGCATCGATCCCACCATTCAGCACGCTGATCTTCGAAGTCGAGCTGCTGGAAATTCTGTAA
- a CDS encoding OapA family protein, which yields MGQIAPRRRRTRTPRTLPWLRNLLPQGKRPVTSEEEPRMASATPSRLPGSLSRIWHLLDNVRWMDPLPALHRRGIVIALVIILLAFLWPSSTPQYPVERPVSDNAAKEVPMQADIYDNNNAQNNTPKADSQGEWRSYTVASGQTLAQLFRDNNLPVSDVFAMARVEGNDQPLSALQTGQQVKIRQNAQGVVTGLTVDSGNGPVLFTRQPDGSFIRAQ from the coding sequence ATGGGCCAGATCGCCCCACGACGTCGCAGGACGCGCACCCCGCGTACTTTACCCTGGTTGCGGAACTTGCTGCCGCAAGGCAAACGCCCGGTTACCAGTGAGGAGGAACCACGAATGGCTTCTGCTACCCCTTCCCGCCTGCCCGGCAGCCTGAGCCGTATCTGGCATTTGCTGGATAATGTCCGCTGGATGGACCCACTACCTGCCTTGCACCGTCGCGGTATCGTGATTGCACTGGTGATTATCCTGCTGGCGTTTCTGTGGCCGTCCAGTACCCCTCAGTATCCGGTGGAGCGCCCGGTCAGCGATAACGCGGCTAAAGAGGTGCCGATGCAGGCGGATATTTATGACAACAACAACGCGCAAAACAACACGCCAAAAGCCGATTCACAGGGTGAATGGCGCAGTTATACCGTGGCCTCAGGCCAGACGCTGGCACAGCTGTTCCGTGATAACAATTTGCCGGTGAGTGATGTGTTTGCCATGGCGCGGGTGGAAGGTAACGATCAGCCGCTGAGCGCCCTGCAGACGGGTCAGCAGGTGAAGATTCGCCAGAATGCGCAGGGAGTGGTGACTGGATTAACCGTCGATAGCGGCAACGGCCCGGTACTGTTTACCCGTCAACCTGACGGCAGCTTTATCCGCGCGCAATAA
- the rplI gene encoding 50S ribosomal protein L9: MQVILLDKVANLGSLGDQVNVKAGYARNFLVPQGKAVPATKKNVEFFEARRAELEAKLADVLAAANARAEKINGLGSVTIASKSGDEGKLFGSIGTRDIADAVTAAGVEVAKSEVRLPNGVLRTTGEHEVDFQVHSEVFAKLVVNVVAE; encoded by the coding sequence ATGCAAGTTATTCTGCTTGATAAAGTAGCAAACCTGGGCAGCCTGGGTGATCAGGTTAACGTTAAAGCGGGCTACGCTCGTAACTTCCTGGTTCCACAGGGTAAAGCTGTTCCTGCTACCAAGAAAAACGTTGAATTTTTCGAAGCGCGCCGCGCTGAACTGGAAGCCAAACTGGCTGACGTTCTGGCAGCTGCTAACGCACGTGCTGAGAAAATCAACGGTCTGGGCAGCGTTACCATCGCGTCTAAATCAGGCGACGAAGGTAAACTGTTCGGTTCCATCGGTACTCGCGACATCGCTGACGCTGTAACTGCAGCTGGCGTTGAAGTGGCTAAGAGCGAAGTTCGTCTGCCGAACGGCGTTCTGCGCACCACCGGTGAGCACGAAGTTGACTTCCAGGTTCATAGCGAAGTATTCGCGAAACTGGTTGTGAATGTTGTTGCTGAGTAA
- the rpsR gene encoding 30S ribosomal protein S18 has translation MARYFRRRKFCRFTAEGVQEIDYKDIATLKNYITESGKIVPSRITGTRAKYQRQLARAIKRARYLSLLPYTDRHQ, from the coding sequence ATGGCACGTTATTTCCGTCGTCGCAAATTCTGCCGCTTCACCGCGGAAGGCGTTCAAGAGATCGATTACAAAGATATCGCTACGCTGAAAAACTACATCACTGAAAGCGGTAAGATTGTACCGAGCCGTATCACCGGTACTCGCGCAAAATACCAGCGTCAGCTGGCTCGTGCTATCAAGCGCGCGCGTTACCTGTCTCTGCTGCCGTACACTGATCGTCATCAGTAA
- the priB gene encoding primosomal replication protein N, which yields MTANRLRLSGTVCKTPVRKISPSGIPHCQFVLEHRSMQEEAGFHRQAWCQMPVIISGSTHQVITQHITVGTQLILEGFISCHQARNGQSRMVLHAEQIELIDSGD from the coding sequence ATGACGGCTAATCGACTGCGCCTGTCTGGCACTGTGTGTAAGACGCCAGTTCGAAAAATCAGTCCGTCAGGAATTCCTCACTGCCAGTTCGTGCTTGAGCACCGTTCCATGCAGGAGGAAGCCGGGTTTCACCGGCAAGCCTGGTGTCAGATGCCGGTGATTATCAGCGGCAGCACCCATCAGGTGATTACTCAACATATAACGGTCGGCACGCAACTCATTCTCGAAGGCTTTATTAGCTGCCATCAGGCACGCAATGGTCAGAGTCGAATGGTGTTACATGCCGAGCAGATTGAATTGATAGATTCTGGAGACTAG